A window of Streptomyces sp. DG1A-41 contains these coding sequences:
- a CDS encoding electron transfer flavoprotein subunit beta/FixA family protein, giving the protein MSLRIVVTVKYVPDATGDRHFADDLTVDRDDVDGLLSELDEYAVEQALQISENSDDDVEITVLTVGPEDAKDALRKALSMGADKAIHVEDDDIHGTDAIGTSLVLAKAIEKAGYDLVISGMASTDGTMGVVPALLAERLGVPQVTLLSEVSVEGGTVKGRRDGDAASEQLEASLPAVVSVTDQSGEARYPSFKGIMAAKKKPVQSWDLSDLDIEAEDVGLEGAYTTVDSAAERPARTAGTIVKDEGEGGKQLAEFLAGQKFV; this is encoded by the coding sequence GTGAGCTTGAGGATCGTTGTCACTGTGAAGTACGTGCCCGACGCCACTGGCGACCGGCACTTCGCCGATGACCTGACCGTCGACCGGGACGACGTGGACGGTCTGCTCTCCGAGCTCGACGAGTACGCGGTCGAGCAGGCGCTGCAGATCTCCGAGAACTCCGACGACGACGTGGAGATCACCGTCCTGACGGTGGGCCCCGAGGACGCCAAGGACGCCCTGCGCAAGGCGCTGTCCATGGGCGCGGACAAGGCGATCCACGTCGAGGACGACGACATCCACGGCACCGACGCCATCGGCACCTCCCTGGTCCTGGCCAAGGCCATCGAGAAGGCCGGCTACGACCTGGTGATCTCCGGTATGGCTTCCACCGACGGCACCATGGGCGTCGTCCCCGCGCTGCTCGCCGAGCGTCTGGGCGTGCCGCAGGTGACCCTGCTGTCCGAGGTGTCGGTCGAGGGCGGCACGGTCAAGGGCCGCCGCGACGGCGACGCCGCCTCCGAGCAGCTCGAGGCGTCCCTGCCGGCGGTCGTGTCGGTTACCGACCAGTCGGGCGAGGCGCGTTACCCGTCCTTCAAGGGCATCATGGCGGCCAAGAAGAAGCCGGTTCAGTCCTGGGACCTGTCCGACCTGGACATCGAGGCCGAGGATGTCGGCCTGGAGGGCGCCTACACCACGGTCGACAGTGCGGCCGAGCGCCCGGCCCGTACGGCGGGCACGATCGTCAAGGACGAGGGCGAGGGCGGCAAGCAGCTCGCTGAGTTCCTCGCGGGCCAGAAGTTCGTCTGA
- a CDS encoding flavin reductase family protein, protein MPADLVATPDLLRSVFRRHAAGVAVITARGDAGPVGFTATSLASVSAEPPMLSFGVGTGSSSWSAIAAADHVGVHILGEHQQELAATFARSGADRFAPPTAWREGPDGVPVLDGVLAWLVGRVVARVPAGDHRIVIAEVVRGDPTGTGRPLLYHQGRFSRLRD, encoded by the coding sequence ATGCCTGCGGACCTTGTCGCCACCCCCGACCTCCTGCGATCGGTCTTCCGGCGGCACGCGGCGGGGGTCGCCGTGATCACCGCTCGTGGTGACGCCGGTCCGGTGGGCTTCACCGCCACCTCCCTCGCCTCCGTCTCCGCCGAGCCGCCCATGCTCTCCTTCGGGGTCGGCACCGGCTCGTCCAGCTGGTCCGCGATCGCGGCGGCCGATCATGTCGGCGTCCACATCCTCGGCGAGCACCAGCAGGAGCTCGCCGCCACCTTCGCCCGCAGCGGAGCCGACCGATTCGCGCCGCCCACCGCCTGGCGGGAAGGGCCCGACGGAGTCCCCGTGCTCGACGGCGTGCTGGCCTGGCTGGTGGGCCGGGTGGTCGCGCGCGTGCCCGCCGGAGACCACCGGATCGTGATCGCGGAGGTCGTGCGGGGCGACCCCACGGGCACCGGCCGACCGCTCCTCTACCACCAGGGACGTTTCAGCCGGCTGCGCGACTGA
- a CDS encoding thioredoxin family protein, whose protein sequence is MTGLVVCVLVLAAASAYGVLQRRRSGRVRVRGRDDGKRLDAAELGAELGERATLVQFSSAFCAPCRATRRILGEVAGMVPGVTHVEIDAEAHLDLVRRLDILKTPTVLVLDADGRVVRRATGQPRKADVIAALGEAVGGTRPGQ, encoded by the coding sequence ATGACCGGACTGGTGGTGTGCGTGCTGGTGCTCGCGGCGGCGAGCGCCTACGGAGTGCTGCAACGGCGGCGGAGCGGGAGAGTGCGGGTGCGCGGGCGGGACGACGGCAAGCGGCTGGACGCGGCCGAGCTGGGCGCGGAACTGGGGGAGCGGGCCACCCTCGTGCAGTTCTCCAGCGCGTTCTGCGCGCCCTGCCGGGCGACCCGGCGGATCCTCGGCGAGGTCGCCGGCATGGTCCCGGGCGTGACTCACGTCGAGATCGATGCCGAGGCCCACCTGGACCTCGTGCGACGGCTGGACATCCTCAAGACCCCGACCGTGCTGGTCCTCGACGCCGACGGCCGGGTGGTGCGGCGGGCCACCGGCCAGCCACGCAAGGCCGATGTGATAGCCGCGCTGGGGGAGGCGGTGGGAGGGACGCGACCCGGTCAGTGA
- a CDS encoding DUF4395 domain-containing protein, whose translation MDIDARGPRFGAGVTTVVLAVVLITGNAWLLAWQTLAFLLDAAGGVTRSPYGLLFRKAVRPRLGPPTAFEAPEPPRFAQAVGLVFAALGLVGHTLGPGWLGLAATGAALAAAFLNAVFGYCLGCELYLLVRRMTVGVK comes from the coding sequence ATGGACATCGATGCACGAGGGCCGCGTTTCGGCGCGGGCGTGACGACCGTCGTCCTGGCGGTCGTTCTGATCACGGGGAACGCGTGGCTGCTGGCCTGGCAGACGCTGGCGTTCCTGCTGGATGCGGCGGGCGGGGTGACCCGGTCGCCGTACGGCCTGCTGTTCCGGAAGGCCGTACGTCCGCGGCTCGGGCCGCCGACCGCGTTCGAGGCGCCCGAACCGCCGCGTTTCGCCCAGGCGGTGGGGCTGGTTTTCGCCGCACTCGGGCTCGTCGGCCACACCCTGGGCCCCGGCTGGCTGGGGCTCGCGGCGACCGGCGCCGCGCTCGCGGCCGCCTTCCTGAACGCCGTGTTCGGGTACTGCCTGGGGTGCGAGTTGTACCTGCTCGTCCGGCGGATGACGGTAGGCGTGAAGTAA
- a CDS encoding lysophospholipid acyltransferase family protein encodes MAELVYRPVVGFARTLFKAWDLKIDCQGSENIPRSGGAVLVSNHISYLDFVFNGLAALPQKRLVRFMAKESVFRHKISGPLMRGMKHIPVDRKQGEAAYAHALDSLRSGEIIGVFPEATISQSFTLKSFKSGAARLAQEAGVPLIPMAVWGTQRLWTKGHPRNFKRSHIPITIRVGEAIEASRDKYAGAITRQLRERVQELLEAAQRAYPVRPKGPDDTWWMPAHLGGTAPTPEQVREADAR; translated from the coding sequence ATGGCAGAGCTCGTCTACCGTCCCGTCGTCGGTTTCGCCCGCACGCTGTTCAAGGCGTGGGACCTCAAGATCGACTGTCAGGGTTCGGAGAACATCCCGCGCTCGGGCGGCGCCGTGCTGGTGAGCAACCACATCAGCTACCTGGACTTCGTCTTCAACGGCCTGGCGGCCCTGCCGCAGAAACGCCTCGTGCGCTTCATGGCGAAGGAGTCCGTCTTCCGCCACAAGATCTCGGGCCCGCTGATGCGCGGGATGAAGCACATCCCCGTGGACCGCAAGCAGGGCGAGGCGGCCTACGCGCACGCCCTGGACTCGCTGCGGTCGGGCGAGATCATCGGGGTCTTCCCGGAGGCGACCATCTCGCAGTCGTTCACGCTGAAGAGCTTCAAGTCGGGCGCCGCGCGCCTGGCTCAGGAGGCCGGCGTCCCGCTGATCCCGATGGCGGTGTGGGGCACGCAGCGGCTGTGGACCAAGGGCCACCCCCGCAACTTCAAGCGCAGCCACATCCCCATCACGATCCGGGTCGGCGAGGCGATCGAGGCCTCCCGCGACAAGTACGCGGGCGCGATCACCCGGCAGCTGCGCGAGCGCGTCCAGGAACTCCTCGAGGCCGCCCAGCGCGCCTACCCCGTACGCCCGAAGGGCCCGGACGACACCTGGTGGATGCCGGCCCACCTCGGCGGCACGGCTCCGACGCCGGAGCAGGTGCGGGAGGCGGACGCGCGCTGA
- a CDS encoding transglutaminase family protein translates to MQLIQEIPDLSAYLAPDEAIDHHHPLVRETAAKLARGVANSYEYARAAFEFVRDTIPHSQDSGDLRVTWRASDVLEQRTGICYAKAHALAALLRAEDIPTALCYQQLGVLHGLVAVRFNGDWHRQDPRGNKPGVDARFSLDGERLAFTPDPALGETDCPVLYAAPHPVVLDTLKAADGRPHLWETLPTAL, encoded by the coding sequence ATGCAGCTGATCCAGGAAATCCCGGACCTCTCCGCCTATTTGGCCCCTGACGAGGCGATAGACCATCACCATCCGCTCGTTCGCGAGACAGCGGCCAAGCTGGCCAGGGGTGTGGCGAATTCGTATGAGTATGCGCGGGCGGCGTTTGAATTCGTGCGCGACACCATCCCGCACTCCCAGGACTCCGGTGATCTCCGCGTCACCTGGCGTGCCTCCGATGTCCTGGAACAGCGCACCGGCATCTGTTACGCCAAGGCCCATGCCCTGGCCGCGCTGCTACGGGCCGAGGACATCCCGACCGCGTTGTGCTACCAGCAGCTCGGCGTGTTGCACGGTCTGGTCGCCGTGCGGTTCAACGGCGACTGGCACCGGCAGGACCCGCGGGGCAACAAGCCGGGTGTGGACGCGCGGTTCTCCCTCGACGGCGAGCGGCTCGCTTTCACGCCCGATCCGGCGCTCGGTGAGACGGACTGTCCGGTCCTGTATGCCGCGCCTCACCCCGTCGTACTCGACACCCTCAAAGCAGCCGACGGCCGGCCCCACTTGTGGGAGACACTCCCCACCGCACTCTGA
- a CDS encoding low specificity L-threonine aldolase, translating to MNPPKTDARRHHDPEVRGFASDNYAGAHPEVLAALALANGGHQVAYGEDAYTETLQNVIRSHFGATAEAFPVFNGTGANVVALQAVTDRWGAVICAESAHINVDECGAPERVGGLKLLTVPTPDGKLTPELVDRQAYGWEDEHRAMPQVVSIAQATELGTVYTPDEIRALCEHAHAHGMKVHLDGSRLANAAATLDVPMRTLTNAAGVDILSLGGTKNGALFGEAVVVLNQDAVSHMKHLRKLSMQLASKMRFVSVQLEALLARDLWLRNARHSNEMAQRLAEGVRAVHGVEILHPVQANAVFARLPHDVSERLQKRFRFYFWDEAAGDVRWMCAFDTTEDDVDAFVAALKEEMAR from the coding sequence GTGAACCCGCCGAAGACCGACGCCCGTCGCCATCACGACCCCGAGGTCCGCGGTTTCGCCAGCGACAACTACGCCGGCGCCCACCCGGAGGTGCTCGCCGCCCTGGCCCTGGCCAACGGCGGGCACCAGGTCGCCTACGGCGAGGACGCCTACACCGAGACCCTCCAGAACGTCATCCGCAGCCACTTCGGAGCCACGGCCGAGGCGTTCCCGGTCTTCAACGGCACCGGCGCCAACGTCGTCGCCCTCCAGGCGGTCACCGACCGGTGGGGCGCGGTGATCTGTGCCGAGAGCGCGCACATCAACGTCGACGAGTGTGGGGCGCCCGAGCGGGTCGGCGGCCTGAAACTGCTGACCGTGCCCACGCCCGACGGCAAGCTCACGCCCGAGCTGGTCGACCGGCAGGCGTACGGCTGGGAGGACGAGCACCGCGCGATGCCCCAGGTCGTCTCCATCGCCCAGGCCACCGAACTGGGCACGGTCTACACGCCGGACGAGATACGCGCCCTGTGCGAGCACGCCCACGCGCACGGCATGAAGGTGCACCTGGACGGCTCCCGGCTGGCCAACGCCGCCGCCACCCTGGACGTCCCGATGCGGACGCTCACCAACGCCGCCGGCGTCGACATCCTCTCCCTGGGCGGCACGAAGAACGGCGCCCTGTTCGGCGAGGCGGTCGTGGTCCTCAACCAGGACGCCGTCAGCCACATGAAGCACCTGCGCAAGCTGTCCATGCAGCTCGCCTCCAAGATGCGCTTCGTCTCGGTGCAGCTGGAGGCCCTGCTCGCCCGGGACCTGTGGCTGCGCAACGCCCGCCACTCCAACGAGATGGCCCAGCGCCTCGCCGAGGGCGTACGCGCCGTGCACGGCGTGGAGATCCTCCACCCGGTGCAGGCGAACGCGGTGTTCGCCCGCCTGCCGCACGACGTGAGCGAGCGCCTCCAGAAGCGGTTCCGCTTCTACTTCTGGGACGAGGCCGCGGGCGACGTCCGCTGGATGTGTGCCTTCGACACGACCGAGGACGACGTGGACGCGTTCGTCGCGGCACTGAAGGAGGAGATGGCCCGCTAG
- a CDS encoding SDR family oxidoreductase, which produces MAGNGALRGAVIAVAGAGGPAGRAALLKLAEAGATVIGSDNDPERLAEAVDAASYATGGATVTGDTVDLLDLRATRDWATRIEKDFGRVDGLVHLVGGWRGSETFTRTSLDDWDFLEMLLVRTVQHTSLAFHEALQRSDRGRYVLISAAGASKPTAGNAAYAAAKAAAEAWTLAMGDYFRKAGGAEGPTSAAAILVVKALMHDAMRAERPNAKFAGFTDVKDLAQAITEVWEKPAAEVNGKRLWLTEKP; this is translated from the coding sequence ATGGCGGGGAACGGGGCGCTCAGGGGTGCGGTGATCGCGGTGGCCGGAGCGGGCGGACCCGCGGGCCGGGCCGCGCTGCTCAAACTGGCCGAGGCGGGGGCCACCGTCATCGGCTCGGACAACGACCCGGAGCGGCTGGCGGAGGCGGTGGACGCGGCGAGCTACGCGACCGGCGGCGCCACCGTCACCGGTGACACGGTCGACCTGCTCGACCTGCGGGCCACCCGCGACTGGGCCACTCGTATCGAGAAGGACTTCGGCCGCGTCGACGGCCTGGTCCATCTCGTCGGCGGCTGGCGCGGCAGCGAGACCTTCACCCGGACCAGCCTCGACGACTGGGACTTCCTGGAGATGCTGCTCGTCCGCACCGTGCAGCACACCTCCCTCGCCTTCCACGAGGCGCTCCAGCGCAGCGACCGCGGCCGGTACGTGCTGATCAGCGCGGCGGGCGCCAGCAAGCCCACCGCGGGCAACGCCGCCTACGCCGCCGCCAAGGCCGCCGCCGAGGCGTGGACGCTGGCCATGGGCGACTACTTCCGCAAGGCCGGGGGCGCCGAGGGCCCGACATCGGCGGCTGCCATCCTGGTGGTAAAGGCACTGATGCACGACGCGATGCGCGCCGAGCGACCCAACGCGAAGTTCGCGGGCTTCACCGACGTCAAGGACCTGGCACAGGCCATCACCGAGGTCTGGGAAAAGCCCGCCGCCGAAGTGAACGGAAAACGTCTGTGGCTCACCGAGAAGCCGTGA
- a CDS encoding DUF6421 family protein, protein MTEILVQVGLEDRVPPVVRVVEHPAWPVLKDAVERIRPWQSKDGSIDFDAEDAPDPADAELAVRQITDAVLELSPLLPHDGDYHEALVKDLGRWADGGFQVPDFLDSLLAFQPAANRVDGLQHLVVFPMYTQNGNPDRNLEAVVLRMVWPDWLAELERTRYDNPLFCGIKFEDFTAGYDTNSAVLFPETIAVREAPERFSWGGIFCDREAARFRRVTDAAVDVLGLELPEDVAAMVHDQKRCEEAFVLWDMVHDRTHSHGDLPFDPFMIKQRQPFWMYGLEELRCDLTAFKEAVKLAADGVPQARDVQVAVLFDRMFRFPVTGERVRNYDGLGGQLLFAYLHQHDVVRWTDNKLSIDWDRAPRVTNQLCAEIEQLYRDGIDRPKLVHWFAGYELVSTYLPPHPGSKWAKGPDALDVTQPPRKLVDDVLPDEFPLSMFYEALSKKLKSVIASTKGITADGAERIAA, encoded by the coding sequence ATGACGGAAATTCTTGTGCAGGTGGGCTTGGAGGATCGGGTTCCTCCCGTGGTCAGGGTGGTGGAGCACCCGGCATGGCCCGTGCTCAAGGATGCCGTGGAGCGGATCCGGCCATGGCAGTCCAAGGACGGGTCGATCGACTTCGACGCCGAGGACGCGCCCGACCCGGCTGACGCCGAGCTCGCCGTCCGTCAGATCACGGACGCGGTCCTGGAGCTCTCCCCGCTGCTCCCGCACGACGGCGACTACCACGAGGCCCTGGTCAAGGACCTCGGCCGGTGGGCCGACGGCGGCTTCCAGGTGCCCGACTTCCTCGACTCGCTGCTGGCCTTCCAGCCCGCCGCGAACCGCGTGGACGGTCTCCAGCACCTGGTCGTCTTCCCGATGTACACGCAGAACGGCAACCCGGACCGCAACCTCGAAGCCGTCGTACTGCGCATGGTCTGGCCGGACTGGCTGGCCGAACTGGAGCGCACCCGCTACGACAACCCGCTGTTCTGCGGGATCAAGTTCGAGGACTTCACGGCGGGCTACGACACCAACTCCGCCGTGCTCTTCCCCGAGACCATCGCCGTGCGCGAGGCCCCCGAGCGGTTCAGCTGGGGCGGCATCTTCTGCGACCGTGAGGCCGCCCGCTTCCGGCGCGTCACCGACGCCGCCGTCGACGTCCTCGGCCTGGAGCTGCCCGAGGACGTCGCCGCGATGGTCCACGACCAGAAGCGCTGCGAGGAGGCGTTCGTCCTGTGGGACATGGTCCACGACCGCACCCACAGCCACGGCGACCTGCCGTTCGACCCGTTCATGATCAAGCAGCGCCAGCCGTTCTGGATGTACGGCCTGGAGGAGCTGCGCTGCGACCTCACCGCCTTCAAGGAGGCCGTGAAGCTGGCGGCCGACGGCGTCCCGCAGGCTCGTGACGTGCAGGTCGCGGTGCTCTTCGACCGCATGTTCCGCTTCCCGGTCACCGGCGAGCGCGTGCGCAACTACGACGGCCTCGGCGGCCAGCTCCTCTTCGCCTACCTGCACCAGCACGACGTCGTCCGCTGGACCGACAACAAGCTCTCCATCGACTGGGACCGCGCCCCGCGGGTCACCAATCAGCTGTGCGCCGAGATCGAGCAGCTGTACCGCGACGGCATCGACCGCCCCAAGCTCGTCCACTGGTTCGCCGGGTACGAGCTCGTCTCCACCTATCTCCCCCCGCACCCGGGCTCGAAGTGGGCCAAGGGCCCCGACGCGCTGGACGTGACGCAGCCGCCGCGCAAACTCGTCGATGACGTGCTTCCGGACGAGTTTCCGCTGAGCATGTTCTATGAGGCACTGTCCAAGAAGCTGAAGAGCGTGATCGCCTCCACCAAGGGCATCACGGCGGACGGCGCCGAGCGGATCGCCGCGTGA
- a CDS encoding glycerophosphodiester phosphodiesterase family protein — protein MNFLTIGHRGVMGVEPENTLRSFVAAQEAGLDAIELDLHLSKDGALVVMHDPDVDRTTDGTGPIAEKTLAELRALDAGRGERVPVFEEVLEAVQAPLQAEIKDVQAARALAEVMNRRGLAGRVEVSSFHDEAIAEIARLVPGVRTALIASRYGTDIVERAVQVGAATVCLNIRRLTLEIVEHARKADLRIIGWVVNTQDHLRLVRAFGLDGATTDQPDIKRTGRFTA, from the coding sequence TTGAACTTCCTCACCATCGGTCACCGCGGAGTCATGGGTGTGGAACCCGAGAACACCCTCCGGTCCTTCGTCGCCGCGCAGGAGGCCGGCCTCGACGCCATCGAACTCGATCTGCATCTGAGCAAGGACGGCGCGCTCGTCGTCATGCACGACCCCGACGTGGACCGCACGACCGACGGCACCGGTCCGATCGCCGAGAAGACCCTCGCCGAGCTGCGAGCGCTGGACGCGGGCCGGGGCGAGCGGGTGCCGGTCTTCGAGGAGGTCCTGGAGGCCGTTCAGGCGCCGCTCCAGGCGGAGATCAAGGACGTGCAGGCGGCGCGGGCCCTGGCCGAGGTGATGAACCGGCGCGGGCTGGCCGGCCGGGTGGAGGTGTCCTCGTTCCACGACGAGGCCATCGCCGAGATCGCCCGCCTGGTGCCGGGGGTGCGCACCGCGCTGATCGCCAGCCGGTACGGCACCGACATCGTGGAGAGGGCCGTCCAGGTCGGTGCCGCTACCGTCTGCCTGAACATCCGCCGGCTCACCCTGGAGATCGTGGAGCACGCGCGCAAGGCCGACCTGAGGATCATCGGCTGGGTGGTGAACACTCAGGACCATCTGCGTCTCGTCCGCGCCTTCGGCCTGGACGGCGCGACGACCGACCAACCGGACATCAAGCGCACCGGCCGTTTCACGGCGTAG
- a CDS encoding GNAT family N-acetyltransferase: MDTAATGLTFRDATDADVDELVELIESAYRGDASRAGWTTEADILQGQRTDPEGVLAVIKSPDGRLLTVEREGRIVACCQLEHRGDHAYFGMFAVSPGLQGGGLGKVILTEAERLARETWGVTQMHMTVISVRDDLIAWYERRGYRRTGRTTPFPYGDERFGIPQRDDLEFELLVKELA, translated from the coding sequence ATGGACACCGCCGCCACCGGACTGACCTTCCGCGATGCCACGGACGCCGACGTGGACGAGCTGGTCGAGCTGATCGAGTCGGCGTACCGGGGCGACGCCAGCCGGGCCGGGTGGACCACCGAGGCGGACATTCTCCAGGGGCAGCGGACCGACCCGGAGGGTGTGCTGGCCGTCATCAAGTCGCCCGACGGCCGGCTGCTGACGGTGGAGCGGGAGGGCCGTATCGTCGCCTGCTGCCAGCTCGAGCACCGCGGCGACCACGCCTACTTCGGTATGTTCGCGGTCAGCCCAGGACTCCAGGGCGGGGGCCTCGGCAAGGTGATCCTCACGGAGGCGGAGCGGCTGGCCCGCGAGACGTGGGGTGTGACGCAGATGCACATGACCGTGATCTCCGTCCGCGACGACCTCATCGCCTGGTACGAGCGGCGTGGCTACCGCCGTACGGGACGGACGACCCCGTTCCCGTACGGCGACGAGCGTTTCGGCATCCCGCAGCGCGACGACCTGGAGTTCGAGCTGCTGGTCAAGGAGCTCGCCTAG
- a CDS encoding VOC family protein encodes MVHVLSSRILLRPTDPERSRAFYGEQLGLAVYREFGTGPDRGTVYFLGGGFLEVSGRSETSPAPATRLWLQVADAGAAQDELRAKGVEIVRPPVKEPWGLVEMWIADPDGTPIVLVEVPADHPMRCRPGI; translated from the coding sequence ATGGTGCATGTACTCAGCAGCCGGATCCTGCTCCGCCCCACCGACCCCGAGCGGTCCCGTGCCTTCTACGGCGAACAACTCGGGCTCGCCGTGTACCGGGAGTTCGGCACGGGGCCGGACCGCGGGACGGTCTACTTCCTCGGCGGTGGTTTCCTCGAGGTCTCGGGCCGGTCCGAGACCTCACCGGCGCCGGCCACGCGGCTGTGGCTTCAGGTCGCCGACGCGGGGGCCGCGCAGGACGAACTGCGGGCGAAGGGCGTGGAGATCGTGCGGCCGCCGGTGAAGGAGCCCTGGGGGCTGGTCGAGATGTGGATCGCGGATCCGGACGGGACGCCGATCGTACTGGTGGAGGTCCCGGCGGACCATCCGATGCGCTGCAGGCCGGGCATCTGA
- a CDS encoding VOC family protein, producing the protein MKLDAPVTGGPCWTELGTTDLEAAQRFYTRLFGWRPETDPRQEAGGYTIAHLGDAAVAALAPLYQPSQPVAWNVSFAVTDADATARAVTEAGGTLLFGPTDVFDLGRFAVAADPGGAVFQVWQAQTFPGAGLLNAPGSLGWVELYTRDPERAVAFYARVFDWTVDASERYTQWGVDGADFGGMVTMDDKFPPEVPAHWLPYFAVADVDATTAVVQKHGDVLMVPTSVPDGPRLAVLRDPQGAMFGVYRAGDED; encoded by the coding sequence ATGAAGCTCGACGCACCGGTGACCGGCGGGCCCTGCTGGACCGAGCTGGGGACCACCGACCTCGAGGCGGCCCAGCGGTTCTACACGAGGCTGTTCGGCTGGCGGCCCGAGACGGACCCGCGTCAGGAGGCGGGCGGCTACACGATCGCGCACCTCGGGGACGCGGCCGTCGCCGCGCTCGCCCCGCTGTACCAGCCGTCGCAGCCGGTCGCGTGGAACGTGTCGTTCGCGGTGACCGACGCGGACGCCACCGCCCGTGCGGTGACCGAGGCGGGCGGGACGCTGCTGTTCGGCCCGACGGACGTGTTCGACCTGGGCCGGTTCGCGGTGGCCGCCGATCCGGGCGGTGCCGTGTTCCAGGTGTGGCAGGCGCAGACCTTCCCGGGCGCCGGGCTGCTCAACGCGCCCGGTTCGCTGGGCTGGGTGGAGCTGTACACCCGGGACCCCGAACGGGCCGTGGCCTTCTACGCGCGGGTGTTCGACTGGACCGTCGACGCCTCCGAGCGGTACACCCAGTGGGGTGTCGACGGGGCGGACTTCGGCGGCATGGTGACGATGGACGACAAGTTCCCGCCCGAGGTCCCGGCGCACTGGCTGCCGTACTTCGCCGTGGCGGACGTGGACGCCACGACCGCCGTCGTCCAGAAGCACGGCGACGTTCTGATGGTCCCCACCTCCGTGCCCGACGGACCGCGCCTCGCGGTGCTTCGGGACCCGCAGGGGGCGATGTTCGGCGTGTACCGGGCGGGTGACGAGGACTGA
- a CDS encoding aldo/keto reductase, producing the protein MRYTLFGKTGLRVSELSLGAMTIGDDWGWGTGKEASARIVDAYAEAGGNFIDTANNYTDGSSERILGELLEGRRDTFVLASKYTCGIRDGDVNAAGNHRKNLVQSVEASLERLRTDRLDVLWVHARDNFTPVEEVMRALDDLVRTGKVLYVGVSDWPAWEIAQANTLAELRGWTAFAGSQLRYSLLERTPERELLPQARAFDLAVLAWAPLAAGKLTGKYRRGEAGRLGTTGGDIDPREEAVISAVLEVAEQGGWSPAQVALAWLLDRPGNVVPIIAATKESQLADNLGSVDVRLDADALTRLDEVSAVPLGFPHDFVREPAVTRNIYGDRWTAIDDRRSTHRRTAHDVL; encoded by the coding sequence GTGCGTTACACACTGTTCGGCAAGACCGGTCTGCGCGTGAGCGAGCTGAGCCTCGGCGCGATGACCATCGGCGACGACTGGGGCTGGGGCACCGGCAAGGAGGCCAGCGCCCGGATCGTCGACGCCTACGCGGAGGCGGGCGGCAACTTCATCGACACCGCCAACAACTACACCGACGGCAGCTCGGAACGGATCCTCGGGGAACTGCTCGAAGGCCGCCGCGACACGTTCGTGCTGGCCAGCAAGTACACCTGCGGGATCCGCGACGGCGACGTCAACGCCGCGGGCAACCACCGCAAGAACCTGGTCCAGTCGGTGGAGGCGAGCCTGGAGCGGCTGCGCACCGACCGGCTGGACGTGCTGTGGGTGCACGCCCGGGACAACTTCACACCGGTCGAGGAGGTCATGCGGGCGTTGGACGACCTCGTCCGCACGGGCAAGGTGCTGTACGTCGGTGTCTCGGACTGGCCAGCCTGGGAGATTGCGCAGGCCAACACTCTGGCGGAGCTGCGTGGCTGGACCGCGTTCGCCGGTTCGCAACTGCGCTACAGCCTGCTGGAGCGGACCCCGGAGCGCGAACTGCTGCCCCAGGCCCGGGCGTTCGACCTGGCCGTGCTGGCGTGGGCGCCGCTCGCGGCCGGGAAGCTCACGGGCAAGTACCGCAGGGGCGAGGCGGGGCGGCTGGGCACCACGGGCGGTGACATCGACCCGCGTGAGGAGGCGGTGATCAGTGCCGTCCTGGAGGTCGCCGAGCAGGGCGGCTGGAGTCCGGCCCAGGTGGCGCTGGCCTGGCTGCTGGACCGGCCGGGCAACGTGGTCCCGATCATCGCGGCGACCAAGGAGAGCCAGCTCGCCGACAATCTGGGCAGCGTCGACGTCCGCCTCGACGCGGACGCCCTCACCCGCCTCGACGAGGTGAGCGCGGTGCCGCTCGGTTTCCCGCACGACTTCGTGCGCGAACCGGCCGTCACCCGGAACATCTACGGCGATCGCTGGACCGCCATCGACGACCGCCGCTCCACGCACCGCCGCACGGCGCACGACGTGCTCTGA